From a region of the Saccharomyces paradoxus chromosome IV, complete sequence genome:
- the SSY1 gene encoding Ssy1p (Component of the SPS plasma membrane amino acid sensor system~similar to YDR160W), whose amino-acid sequence MSSINQIYDLFPNKHNIQFTDSHSQERDTSSSIAKNDTDGSISIPGSIDTGILKSIIEEQGWNDAELYRSSIQNQRFFLTDKYAKKKHLTMEDMLSTEEEQSYQEPIQDFQTYNRRVQREYELRERMEEFFCQNIRNDLHILNEDSLNQQYSPLGPSNYVLPLDRYSRMKNITSKFFKKNIGIPGKLKRRGHYNNNAEGHIKGNSSISSFSTDVIDNASYRNIAIDENVDMTHKEHAIDELNEQGFSGGESAVGGGSLLHDIEKVFNRSRATRKYHIQRKLKVRHIQMLSIGACFSVGLFLTSGKAFSIAGPFGTLLGFGLTGSIILATMLSFTELSTLIPVSSGFSGLASRFVEDAFGFALGWTYWISCMLALPAQVSSSTFYLSYYNNVNISKGVTAGFITLFSAFSIVVNLLDVSIMGEIVYVAGISKVIIAILMVFTMVILNAGHGNDVHEEVGFRYWDSSKSVRNLTYGLYRPTFDLADAGEGSRKGISGAKGRFLATASVMLISTFAFSGVEMTFLASGEAINPRKTIPSATKRTFSIVLISYVFLIFSVGINIYSGDPRLLSYFPGISEKRYEAIIKGTGMDWRLRTNCRGGIDYRQISVGTGYSSPWVVALQNFGLCTFASAFNAILIFFTATAGISSLFSCSRTLYAMSVQRKAPPVFEICNKRGVPYVSVIFSSLFSVIAYIAVDQTAIENFDVLANVSSASTSIIWMGLNLSFLRFYYALKQRKDIISRNDSSYPYKSPFQPYLAIYGLVGCSLFVIFMGYPNFIHHFWSTKAFFSAYGGLMFFFISYTTYKILGTSKIQRLDQLDMDSGRREMDRTDWTEHSQYLGTYKERAKKLVTWLI is encoded by the coding sequence ATGAGTTCTATCAACCAGATATACGATCTCTTTCCCAATAAACACAATATCCAATTTACAGATTCTCATTCACAGGAACGTGATACTTCGTCCAGCATTGCTAAGAATGATACAGATGGAAGTATAAGTATACCAGGTAGTATAGACACTGGCATCCTAAAGAGCATTATTGAGGAGCAAGGTTGGAACGACGCTGAATTATATAGAAGCTCAATACAAAACCAaaggttttttttaacGGATAAATATGCTAAAAAGAAGCACTTGACTATGGAAGACATGCTTAGCACAGAAGAGGAACAAAGTTATCAAGAGCCTATTCAAGATTTTCAGACCTATAACAGACGTGTTCAAAGGGAATATGAGCTTAGAGAAAGGAtggaagaatttttctgCCAAAACATTAGAAATGATTTACATATTTTGAACGAAGATTCATTAAATCAACAATATTCGCCGCTTGGGCCTTCAAATTATGTTCTGCCCCTCGATAGATACTCTAGAATGAAAAACATAACCTCaaaattcttcaagaaaaatattggtaTTCCTgggaaattgaaaagaagaggtCATTATAATAACAATGCAGAGGGCCACATCAAAGGAAACAGTTCTATATCCAGTTTCAGCACTGATGTAATCGATAATGCCAGTTACAGAAATATTGCAATAGATGAAAACGTTGACATGACACATAAAGAACATGCCATTGACGAATTAAATGAGCAGGGTTTTTCAGGCGGTGAATCCGCTGTAGGAGGTGGGTCACTGCTGCATGACATTGAAAAGGTTTTCAATAGGTCCAGAGCAACTAGGAAATACCATATTCAACGGAAACTAAAAGTGCGCCATATCCAAATGCTGTCTATTGGGGCCTGCTTTAGTGTGGGGTTGTTCCTAACCTCAGGAAAAGCTTTTTCCATTGCTGGACCATTTGGTACTCTACTTGGATTTGGACTTACAGGTAGTATCATTTTAGCGACAATGTTGTCATTTACAGAGTTATCCACTCTTATTCCTGTATCTTCTGGGTTCTCAGGATTGGCTTCTAGATTCGTAGAGGATGCTTTCGGGTTTGCATTGGGCTGGACATATTGGATTTCATGTATGCTCGCCCTTCCTGCTCAAGTTTCTTCGAGTACATTTTATCTTAGCTATTATAACAATGTGAATATATCAAAGGGAGTAACAGCGGGGTTTATCACACTGTTTTCAGCATTCAGCATTGTAGTAAATTTATTGGACGTTAGCATAATGGGTGAAATTGTTTACGTCGCTGGTATCAGCAAAGTGATAATTGCCATTTTGATGGTTTTCACAATGGTCATCTTAAATGCCGGGCATGGAAATGATGTTCATGAAGAAGTTGGTTTTAGATATTGGGATAGCTCTAAATCTGTCCGAAATTTGACCTACGGGCTATATCGTCCAACATTTGACCTGGCAGATGCTGGAGAAGGAAGCAGAAAAGGCATTTCTGGCGCAAAAGGCCGGTTTTTAGCTACGGCGTCAGTCATGTTGATTTCAACATTTGCATTTAGTGGTGTTGAAATGACGTTTTTAGCTAGTGGAGAAGCTATAAATCCAAGGAAGACAATTCCTTCTGCTACAAAGAGGACATTTTCCATCGTATTGATATCTTAcgtttttttgattttttcgGTGGgtattaatatatatagtGGCGATCCAAGACTACTATCATATTTTCCTGGTATTTCCGAAAAGAGGTATGAAGCTATTATAAAAGGCACTGGAATGGACTGGAGACTCAGGACCAATTGTCGCGGTGGTATTGATTATAGGCAGATTTCAGTAGGAACAGGCTATTCTAGTCCTTGGGTAGTTGCACTGCAGAACTTTGGTTTATGTACTTTTGCGTCTGCTTTCAACGCAATACTGATATTCTTCACTGCTACAGCAGGGATATCTTCGCTATTTAGTTGTTCAAGAACATTATACGCCATGTCTGTACAACGAAAAGCACCACCTGTTTTCGAAATTTGCAACAAGAGAGGTGTTCCTTATGTATCAGTGATATtctcatcattattttcagTCATTGCTTATATTGCAGTTGACCAAACCGCAATCGAAAATTTCGATGTCTTGGCTAATGTTTCGAGCGCTAGTACATCTATTATATGGATGGGATTGaatctttcctttttgcgATTCTATTACGCTCTAAAACAAAGGAAGGACATTATATCGAGAAATGATTCATCATACCCATATAAATCTCCCTTTCAACCCTATCTAGCTATTTATGGTCTAGTTGGATGTTcattatttgttattttcatGGGATATCCTAACTTTATACACCATTTTTGGAGTACTAAagcctttttttcagcataTGGTGGCttgatgtttttctttatcagcTATACAACTTATAAAATTCTTGGAACGTCAAAGATTCAAAGGCTGGATCAGTTGGATATGGATAGCGGGAGGAGGGAAATGGACAGAACCGATTGGACTGAACATAGCCAATATTTGGGGACGTACAAGGAAAGAGCGAAGAAGTTAGTTACATGGCTGATCTAG
- the ACL4 gene encoding Acl4p (similar to YDR161W), with protein MSELEGTIRQAKEALSENNAKKALKILKPFKSSLKKENADNVILNEVFADAYLDNGQVEKAYPILARACELDPEGQIGGPDKFFTMGQIMGGQDGVSIITRGIMNISNIGETLTNDHVEKIVGGLLSMIEIWMTDLCMEPNAEEQCEELIQKAMELTEGKSPETWSTLGSIKISQQKFGEAYEAFSQAWNFFDLKKQEIGSGINGNGDATQRTSLQSEYVDLLQPLLSLTKMCLEVGAYEVALKVIAAVRDIDEDNIEGYYLEGFTYYLMSKLEIFKLKNPEVSLRPENIYEFNQLIQEVPLDLSHELISQFIYDSRLALSFALQAGANADSKDEIVQELLGGATALLQEIGGPLDPRELSQIRKGELVNENEDLEELDIEEECSD; from the coding sequence ATGAGCGAACTAGAAGGTACAATTAGACAAGCTAAAGAAGCTCTCTCTGAAAATAATGCCAAAAAGGCTctcaaaatattgaaacCGTTCAAAAgttcattgaagaaggaaaatgCAGACAATGTGATACTGAATGAAGTGTTTGCAGATGCATACCTAGATAATGGACAAGTAGAGAAAGCCTATCCCATCTTAGCACGTGCCTGTGAATTAGATCCTGAGGGACAAATTGGCGGGCCCGACAAATTCTTCACCATGGGCCAAATCATGGGTGGACAGGATGGTGTGTCGATAATAACCCGTGGAATAATGAACATATCTAATATTGGTGAAACGTTAACCAACGACcatgttgaaaaaattgtggGCGGACTGCTTTCCATGATTGAAATTTGGATGACAGATTTATGTATGGAGCCAAACGCAGAAGAGCAGTGCGAGGAGTTAATACAAAAAGCGATGGAACTCACAGAAGGAAAATCCCCTGAAACATGGTCCACCTTAGGTTCTATCAAAATTTCacaacaaaaatttggagAGGCCTATGAAGCATTCTCTCAGGCTTGGAATTTCTTTGACTTGAAGAAGCAGGAAATTGGTAGTGGTATAAATGGAAACGGCGACGCAACTCAAAGAACTAGTTTACAGTCAGAGTACGTAGATCTTTTGCAACCTCTTTTATCCTTAACAAAGATGTGCCTTGAAGTAGGTGCCTACGAAGTCGCATTGAAAGTTATTGCCGCAGTTAGggatattgatgaagataacATAGAGGGTTATTACCTAGAGGGTTTTACTTATTATTTAATGAGCAAATTAGAGATTTTcaagttgaaaaatccTGAAGTAAGCCTGCGTCCAGAAAATATATACGAGTTTAATCAGCTCATTCAAGAAGTTCCTTTGGATTTATCCCATGAACTAATCTCCCAGTTTATCTATGACTCAAGGTTAGCGTTAAGTTTTGCATTACAAGCGGGTGCCAATGCTGATAGcaaagatgaaattgtGCAAGAATTATTGGGCGGTGCAACCGCTTTACTCCAAGAAATTGGTGGTCCTCTAGATCCAAGAGAATTATCACAAATCAGAAAGGGAGAATTAGTGAATGAGAACGAAGACTTGGAAGAGTTGGATATAGAGGAAGAGTGTTCTGACTAG
- the NBP2 gene encoding adaptor protein NBP2 (Protein involved in the HOG (high osmolarity glycerol) pathway~similar to YDR162C) — METMETTTQKDSSILKSGLKKTIGTLNEALLQNGREAEVVQTENSDTMEGTETTTIGYISIKDYAYADSNPLHYGYFDGDNEEDEMVSDSSSVEDTYNKRQSITLPDDYIVNQRAVALYDFEPENDNELRLAEGDIVFISYKHGQGWLVAENESGSKTGLVPEEFVSYIQPEDGEDEVENKARPFYLTHLITQNISPKNSNNNVDDDDDYDDDEWEDIDDVAEVEAGIKTKLNISN, encoded by the coding sequence ATGGAAACGATGGAAACAACTACACAGAAAGATAGCAGTATTTTGAAGAGTGGTCTTAAAAAAACTATAGGTACCCTCAATGAGGCATTATTACAGAATGGGAGAGAGGCGGAAGTAGTGCAGACAGAAAATAGTGATACAATGGAAGGTACAGAAACCACTACGATTGGTTATATATCAATTAAAGACTATGCATACGCAGATTCAAATCCTCTTCACTATGGTTATTTTGATGGGGACAATGAGGAAGACGAAATGGTTTCGGATTCCTCAAGCGTAGAGGACACATACAATAAAAGGCAAAGCATAACACTACCAGACGACTACATAGTTAACCAACGTGCTGTTGCCCTCTACGATTTCGAACctgaaaatgataatgaattAAGGTTAGCTGAAGGAGACATCGTATTTATCAGCTACAAGCATGGGCAAGGTTGGCTGGTAGCAGAAAATGAGTCAGGATCAAAGACCGGATTGGTGCCGGAGGAATTCGTTTCTTATATACAACCGGAAGATGGCGAGGACGAGGTGGAGAACAAGGCTCGACCTTTTTACTTAACTCACTTGATCACACAAAACATTAGTCCCAAAaacagtaataataatgttgatgacgatgacgacTACGACGACGATGAATGGgaagatattgatgatGTTGCGGAGGTCGAAGCAGgtataaaaacaaaattgaatataTCGAATTGA
- the CWC15 gene encoding U2-type spliceosomal complex subunit CWC15 (Non-essential protein involved in pre-mRNA splicing~similar to YDR163W), with protein sequence MTTSHRPQLEARSGAKAAAYTPTGIEHARLLPGHTKLKYRKFKEEVEAKSDSGLEERSNDKYLEEAGLEEQDAAEEEYLKENHSGNDEKDSIQNLPIIQEARVENKIKLEQNEQIKERNSSRRSWRKGTAFGRHKITKGANIKDDVTKEPLSGYINDMTKSEYHHEFLHKHVR encoded by the coding sequence ATGACCACATCACACAGACCACAGTTAGAAGCAAGAAGCGGTGCAAAAGCGGCTGCGTATACACCAACAGGCATCGAACATGCCAGATTACTACCAGGACATACAAAATTAAAGTACAGGAAATTTAAAGAGGAGGTAGAGGCTAAATCAGACAGTGGGCTAGAAGAGAGAAGCAACGATAAATATTTAGAGGAGGCAGGATTAGAGGAACAGGATGCTGCGGAGGAAGAGTACCTCAAAGAAAACCACAGTGGGAATGACGAAAAAGATTCAATACAAAATCTACCGATCATTCAAGAAGCTAGAgtggaaaataaaataaagctTGAACAGAACGAGCAAATAAAGGAGAGAAACTCATCCAGGCGATCGTGGAGAAAGGGCACGGCGTTTGGGCGCCATAAAATCACCAAAGGGGCAAATATAAAGGACGACGTCACAAAAGAGCCATTATCCGGATACATTAATGATATGACTAAATCTGAATATCATCATGAATTTCTCCATAAGCATGTTAGATAG